A window of the Synechococcus sp. M16.1 genome harbors these coding sequences:
- a CDS encoding DUF4278 domain-containing protein has protein sequence MNDLLYRGQTYKAPTPKPKTCLELTYRQEHYNTCRQVGSRPIDQIHLTYRGACYIKHRG, from the coding sequence ATGAATGATCTGCTGTATCGAGGTCAAACCTACAAAGCACCCACACCCAAGCCAAAGACTTGTTTGGAGCTCACGTACAGGCAGGAGCACTACAACACATGCCGGCAGGTTGGGTCACGACCGATCGACCAAATTCACCTCACCTATCGAGGAGCCTGTTACATCAAGCACCGGGGATAA